From Perca flavescens isolate YP-PL-M2 chromosome 19, PFLA_1.0, whole genome shotgun sequence:
tTTAGTTGATTGTAGGATGTGTAGGAAGTTGGCTACTCTGCGTGCCTCTGTGAGCAGCGGTTGGTAATCAGCAGATATCTTACTGTGTTTAGTTGTGAAACTGCTACAGTTCCTTGAGGCCTTTTAGAGGAAACCTAAATCTGCAGTGGCTGATTACGTAACACAAATAAAAGCATCCTCCAAAAGCAATCTCATTTGCGATTTTGAAGCTGTGTTCAGTGCTTCGCTCTGATACATTGGTTAGGTAATACACCGGTGCTGAGAGTTATATTGGAGGTGACACCCCATCAGGCCTATAAATAGCTTTGCACTTTTCCCCCAGGAGCCAAGCTGTGGCTTTCTCCCAGGCATTTGATCATTTGTTTGTAGAGGACAGACATCACCCACTGCACATGCACGTCTTCAGTAGCTTCACAGTATGTGAGAAAGACTTTGATCAACTGTGATTATGATGCTTTTAAGAGGCAGTCACTTTGCAGGTAGTTCACCTCAGGATTTCCCTAAACTAGGCCTATAAAGTGATTAGGTGAGTCATCATTAAATACTCAACTATCATTGCCACAAGCAAGGCCGGTTCTGAGTAAAATGAATTCTCTGATACTGTGTTGCTCTTAAATAAAACAGTGCACTTAATTGGTGGGGGATTCAGGCACCAGCCCATAAGCCTCATAACAAGTGGGAGTATGAAGTGAATAGACACAAGAAAAGATATATAAAAACCCCTGCAGGCTTTGTCTGATTCCAGTGAGTCACTGTCTGCAGTGGCTTCTCCGGAATTGGGCATGACTAAGCACAAACATTTCTGAAGTGCACTTCTGGTGCCGGCTGCAGCATGTTACTCCAGTTTGGATTTTAATAGGCCAATTCAGTGTTTTATGCCACAAATTTCAACCATCAGTGGTGGTTTTTAGCTGGAGCTAATTTGTTTGATAGTGCaatcctttttcttttagcCTTTTCTTTATTCCACAATAATGCATCAATGAGGTACAGTATATGGACACAGttacacataaaaacaaaagaaacatgtAAGGTGCTGATTTTGGGGGGCAGTGGTGAACACCTCAGTGCTTGtaagagaaaacaaatgaaaggatcAACAAAGTAAATAAGACTATCTGTGTGGGGTTCCACTTTCTGatgaatcaaaaataaaaagagagttTTTCCAAATCATTATCTACTCTTTTGAACAATTGTAAATTATGGCTGGTATGTCTGATACCAAGAAATTCTGATCTATTGTtcaatatttcaacaaaatgtGACATTAAAACACTGAACTGTCTACTTCAATGTCAGAAAATATCACCTCCAGGGATAAATGCAGGTAGGCCTACTTCTATCACTGTGGTTCATGCTGGAATAGTGGATGTGAAAGACTTTGTActggcatttcctctctatGAGGACTTATTCTTCCTTATGCCATGCAGAGGTAAAGTGGATTGGGTGTtgtgagtttttgttttgttgattgATGAGTTGCTTGGTTAAGGGGGCTTTGGTTGACAGTGGTAGGTCAGTGTCCTTCACAGTGTAGAAATTGAAGTAgaaaatataaagaaataaGACTTAACTACTTACCTAGATTTCAGTCTCCATAAACACAAAATCATATTGGCCAAagattaacaaaaaaagattttaggGCATAGTTTGCATTGCATTCTCTTGTAAATAGCAGTCCTGTTGTATATTTTTGCATACCAGACACAAATTATTATTGTGCAcagtgaatgtacagtagccacGGGGCTATGAATAATTCATTCCTGGAAAAGGATCTATTTGCCCCTGTGCCTCTCCGCGCAGCTGGTGCCATTTGGTCACGGCAGAAGCGTCTCCAACTATCCAGGAGCACATCCTCTGGATTTCTCTGCACTCTTTTGCCTCCAGATCAATCCACATTGATTTTGAGCGAGCCGTGATCAATGCGGACGACTCAAGAAACCCGCATGTGCATAACTCATGCGGGATGATTGATGTGTATTTGCGCAAAGAAATCAAACAACGGGCAAAAGGGGAAATCCTTAAACAGAAATTCTATTCCATCCACAATATGAAAGAAATAATATGTGAGTTTAGGTGTGTCTAGGACAAGTTGTTTCCGTGTCTCTAGGTGTGATCACCGTTTCTTCACGTGATAAGTAAAAACGATTATTCAATTCGATAGGCATGCTGGTCCTCCTCAGTCCCCCCACCAGGTCTGTCTGATGAGTGGGCCGCCTTCACACCACACACGCCCCGCTTTACACCTGCACCTCTCGGGTGTTAAACTGGAAATAACCGACACGTTTGGGGAGAGAGATGGTGGCGGCGGCTCGGTTCAGCACGCTGGACAGCGCTCGTGGAAGTTGGAGAGGACGGCCGCGCGCGGACACACGAGGATTTAATTGAAACGAATTTGTGGGAGCTGCTGGAGAGATGAGCGACGGTTGACCATGGTTGATTTGAAGTGCTTATTACCAACAACAGGCGCAGGTAACCCGAGAGCGGACTTTCTGGAGTGAGACATGGACTTTGCTGAAATTATTTTCGCTTTGTTCATCATCGTGGTCGCGTTCGTCTCGCTGTTGTCAAACTTGTTGGTGCTGCTATGTTTCGTCCACAGCACCGAGATACGCCGCCAGGTGCCCGGTGTTTTCACCATGAACTTGTCCTTCTGCAACATACTCATCACCGTTTTGAACATGCCGGCCACTTTGGTGGGAATTATCAGGGACCAGCAGCCTTTCGGGGATTGCATTTGCCACACGGTGAGCTTTCTGGAGACTTTTCTGACCGCGAACACCATGTTGAGCATGGCAGCTCTGAGCATAGACCGCTGGATTGCGGTGGTCTTCCCGCTCAGTTACTCCACTAAAATGCGCTACAAGGACGCGCTGATCATGGTGTGCTACTCCTGGCTGCACTCCTTCACCTTCTCCCTGACGGCGCTGCTCTTCTCCTGGGTCGACTACAACGACGTTTACGCGTCCTGCACCTTGCAGCCGAGCGAGGAAGGCAGCGACAGGATTAAGTTTACAATCTTCACTGTTGTTTTCCACGCCACCAGTTTCATGCTCTCCCTGCTCATATTGTGTTTCACCTACTTGAAGGTGTTGAAAGTCGCCAGGTTTCATTGCAAGCGGATCGACATTATCACCATGCAGACTCTTTTCCTTCTGGTCGACATTCACCCAAGGTAGTTCACCTAATGCGTTCCTCATTTGTATATAGGCTAAGCATGTTTTCTCATAGGCCTTTCAATTTATAATTCAGAGtctaaaagttattttttttgccgttttcaGCGTGAAACAGAGATGTTTAGCAGAGCAAAAGAGGAGAAAGCAGAGAGCCACAAAGAAGATCAGCATCTTCATCGGCTCATTCATCATCTGCTTTGCTCCTTATGTAATTACAAGGTAAGTCGAATTTATTGTAACccataaatcatttaatttactCCAAACTCCTGTGCAATGTAAAACACAATAGGACTCATAACATTAATATGTAAAACTCATATCTGCATCCAGACTCATTAGAGTTGTTGTTGTCCTTTAGAAGATACACATCTGTCACACCATTAGTTTACACTAGAGACAATTCAACACTTGAAGAGCACAGTCCCACTACATAGCTTCTCTGAACCATAACATGGCTCATTAGTCACCTGCGTCACCCTGCTGCTtccactgaaacacacacaatacagcgtaagacaataaatacaaaaaaacaacagtggcTTCCACAGAAAAGAGGAAATGCTTCAGGGGCCCACAAACCAGTTGTCATCCAGATGTGGCGAAGATGATCCATCAGTTGGACATCTGTGGTGCATGCACATATGGGAGACAAGAGGGAGGACATATTGACAATGAAAAAGTGTCTGAGATATTGAAGTAAACTGCTTACCTACTGGCAAAGTGAAGTATCTAATTATGATAATTCCTACTCATGTATCCGTTCTGCTTTTAAATGAGCATTTATACACATCATTTAGTGATGGTTAGAGGGGAATATTCTTCGCTCTCTGTGGTAACCTTATGCTTCGATTACAGTACGGTACTGTGCGGAAATCAGTGGAGTTTGAAGGGGGGCTGAAACCTATGGTTCAATTTTTAAAAAGCCAAAGCACTCACATGTATACATttacatgtgtgagtgtgtgtgtatatatatatatatatatatatatatatatatatatatatatatatatggtataaATCTGTGGAAGATTTTAAATGCCTACATAAAGCAAATTAAAGAAAGATACAATGCACATTGTTATGCGTATTCCTTTCGTATACTCAATGTGTGCTCTATGTATACTCTATGGAAGATTTAAAATGCTAtcccagaaaaaagaaaaagctccCCTGCACCTCCTTGTGAAAACTAATgatatatagtgctttacatttatatattggCAGGTTTAAGCTGTTCTCGGCTGGACAACACTGACATGCATTACACCTCTTCACTTTTTCTGTGTTGTGATAGGGATTTTATTGTGACATGGAAAATTCATGTCAGGTTGTTGGACCAAGACATTTCACAATATCCACATAAATGCATAACATTGCACATGAGAAATGATGGCGAACATAGAGTCCTGTTTACCAAATGTTCCTGAACAATTATTTCCACTGTCAGTGATTGAATGAAGACACAGGCAACAACTTTGTGGACAAACCTCCATCTTGACCTCTCAATTTTCATACAGTCCCTAATGTGTTAAGGGCTCCATAGGTTCAGTCTTACCCAATCAACTTTGGgcatttaaaaaacaagaaaaaaacagtgcTGACCAAAATGTACTTTGTTTAATTATGTTTCTGCTGCTGCCCTTGCAGGTTGGCTGAGCTTCTACCCTTTGTGGACATCAACCGCCGCTGGGGGATCATCAGTAAGTGCCTGACATACAGCAAGGCTGCATCTGACCCCTTTGCCTATTCCCTCCTACGTCAGCAGTACAAGAAAGTGCTGGTTACTGTCGTCAACAGGCTGCTCCGCCGTGACCTATACCCATCATCTGGCCACAACAGCTCTTTAGACACAGAGAACGACTACTGTCTCCAGAGGATCAGCTAATGGCAGACGCGGACATGACAGATACACACTACAGGCCAAAAATAAAGGTTGCCTCTTGGAAGAAGGTGTGCGGAGGAAACGAAtgaggagagaaacagagagggcAGGATGCTATTAGGAAGGgaaaagagagcagaggaggggaccaattgtgggtggggggcaaagagagagagagcaaaaataAGGAAGATAGTGGGTGGAGAAGATTGAGAAGACAGTAATGAGGGGGAGGATGAAGGTGGCAGAGTGGAAGACAGATAGGGAGCGACGGAGACGATGTGGAGACGGCCTCAGAAAGTATTGGTAAACAAGAGAGCTGTGATTCATCGGTGGCAGCAAAACACACTAAaccacacagatgcacacacagatcAGACAAATCAATTTCATGGAGTAAGTAGTGGGTTCAGATTAATCTCAAACGGAAGGACCACACAGCTGGACACCGGCCTGTTGTTCTCTTTGAGCGACATGTATAAAGTGGCCTTTTGTACTGTACCAACCACTTTGTAATGATTTTGGCAAATCCACATGTCCTCTGCCACAAAAACGCAGGGACAAAGCGAGAAGCTAAAGGTCGATAGGTGCTGGAGTGAAGATGTGAAAAGAGGAAAGACTGTGTTGCTCCTGCTTCTGGATAATGTATTCTTAGGTGTGGAGACTCAACTGCTGCACATTATTGCTATGTTCTACAGTATATTGACCATGTTAGACTACTTTGCAGTGTCAGTCACTGAATATTGATGCACTTTGTCTCAAATTCTCTCAGAGCTACTATAGTTACAGGAGCCAAAGGCAAATAACATTTACACCATGATATTAAATGGTACGGCTGGTGATaactatatttttgttatcGTCAACAAGTGCCATGTGAAGACCAAAATCAACAAGGAGTTGCTCCACCTCTAAATATTTTCAgagccttttttaaatttttagtTTGTGGCACTTTTGCCTTTATTTGAGAGGTATGACATGCAACACATGTCTTCTGTCAAATCAAACTGCCAATCAAACATTGTGCTTTTAACATATGGGATGCATCTAAACTGATAGGACACAATGATGTATGATGATCTTAAGAAACAGGTCATGGATATAtactttcatttttaaaacgGGTTTCATAATTTCTTAAATCAGCTTGGCACTGTAGATTTTAGAGAACATTGCTCAAACAGGAACAAATTGTAAATTGTTTGGGAACTATTTTTAGATGCAGATTTATACACATTTGATGCACTGAGAAGTATTTGTGACAGCAGTACTGGTTAGTTTGTTTGaccaaaaataaactacagtgccctgGTTTGTGGTAGTGAagaaacatgtcacccagtgcaacagcaTGGCTTATTGATGTGCTGATGAGTTTTTGGACGATTGACAAACAAAGACCACCCCATGTAAGTaagcaaatgtgtttatttgaatGCCAGGTGTACTAGTGACCGTTTCACCATGCTCCAAGTTCCTACGCCACTTGGTCTGCAAAGCATCTTAGTTTGGATGTGTTtcatttaattaaatacaacTCTCTTGCAAATTAAACCAGCGTACTCACAAGTCCAGGAGGCAGGAATAACACTTGTTAGTAGGATCAATTCATTATTGGTTTGGTTTTCTTTATTGGCTCtttatgggatttgttgacaaaaatgaaaacatagaaTATCGCCCAACTTATCCTTTAAAGTGTGAGTTTGTAACTGAATGTACTAGAGATAGCCCACTTTTGACTTAAATGCATATGTACAACTGTGCTTTGTTTTGCCAGTTGACTGGAGAAAATGTTTCTATGGATATTTACATgatgttattatatattttgcacTGTACAGGAACAACTTTTTGTCTAGATAAAAGGGGAGCAATGTGATGTAGCATAGGAATGctttcaaagtgctttaaacacACCGTTTTGTGTTTGTGCCAGATTTTAATATGTGACTTTTTCAGTGACTTAAACCAGAATAGCTGCTTTATTATTAAAAAGATGTTTCTTTGgatgtaaatgtatgtatttttccTCCTGTAAGCCACTTGCTGTTCTTTGGCAGTGTGATTAGCTATTTGTGGAATATGTCCAATAAAAGCTgtcaattaaaaatatattaaaaatattaatgttttCACAGTAATGTCATTGGATCTAGATAATGAGCTTTGATTGAATTAGTAAGTTTATAATTTCAATTCAAACAGTGCAGTTAAGCCTTGGACACTAAATGACAAATAGTAGGACTTAAACGATAGATGAGGATTTTAGAGAACTTATGTATTCAATATTCAAAATTGATGGATACAGGTATACTTGAAAAGAAACATAATTTGTTATTCTCAAATAAAGCTCTTTTGGTTCCTTGTTTACCACCGGCTAGTCAACTGTTTTTCCATcacattgttttgtttccatAAACCTCATGGCCCTAATTATATCGCAGATGATAATACGGTGTAAATGTCTTTGTTGCAGCCGCATTATTGCCAAGTGTAATTAAAGAGATGGGTCAAAGATCATTTTGCCAATTATTTATCCTGATTCACACTTAATTCAATGCATGGCAACAGCATGAAGTTTAGGAATCTCCATTGTTTTGTGGCTACCTCAACCGCcactatttttatatatatatataatatatacatatatatacatacaacaaTATATATACAACAATATAATGATTTCAAGCAGTTCATGCTAAAAGCAGCTCATGGTCATACTGAAGCCAGGGGTTTAACACATTGTTTAATTAACCCCAATCAGTTAACCCCATCAGTTTTTCCTTTAGACTGCTAAAGGAAAAACTGATGATTACAACTGCTCAAATGGAAAATGTATGCATAGAAAAATATATGTCACATCTGCTGCTCAAGTTTAAAAGGACAACTGAGTGAGTGTCAACCCACTCTTGAAACTATATTTTATACATGACTCTTCTGACACTAGTTTTAAACTTATGATTAAGGACCATTTAGCAACATGACCCAGTCTGCAGGTAGCCTGCTGCATCAATAGTAAACACCTCAACCAAGAAAGGCAATACAACAGTGGTTACTTCTCTGACAGATTACATGTGTTGATAAGGAAGTAGATGTCTTAAATTCTAATTCTGGAAAAAGCACTGAcatctgtgtaaaaaaaaagtagtcctAAGCATTTTTACAAATCTGCAGAATAAATGTTGAGGATCTAATTCATATTCCAGATTTAAGATAGAGTAGTATTTCTACTTAAAATACTCTTGCTCGCACCACTCTTAACTCACTCAACTTATTACAGGGAGGGTCGAGCTCCCTCTCAAGATACTCACGCAGGGGTCCTGCCTGCATGATGAATAATCATGCTTCCCTATTATGCTAATTCAGATCAGCTCAGCTTGAAGGAGAGAAGAACCTATAATTAGTTGGATGAGTAAAACAAGCTCAACGTAATAAAGCTCAATGGAAGTAGCCATGACCAAAAACTACTTGTGCGATAACCTCCTACCACATCAAAATAGGATGTAGGCTAAAGCTGCTCACTTGACAATCAAGTTAAATGGATAGAAATCCAGTCAGGTGGCAATCACCTTGACAGAGTCTTGAAGCAAATTAAACCTTCTTTTGAGACAATCAAAGGTCTTGCTTAGTCTCATGACTATCTTAGTAGTAATTTTGTGAATCATTGTTCCATTAAGAATATCTTTTAAGGCTTAAATTACTTGCTTTCTTGATTGCCAGCTAGCCTATCACAGCTAGCTCCCACCCCCTCAGCTGCACCCTAGCATCCCCCCTTTTGCTTAAATGTTGATTTTCTGGCTGTAAGATGGAGTTTAATGGTAATGATCGACCAAAAACATTCCAGacttaatgattaaaaaaatgtccttTTCTGAAACCAGTCGGTGATGCCACAACTATGGCATTAGGTTTAGCCAAAAAATCAGGCAGGTATCTTTGGGCAAAGAAGGAGAAGCCAATAGAACAACAGCCTAATAGCCTATGTAGCTCCATTTGAACATTAGTTACATGTGATTTGGTTCTATAATATTCCACAGATGTCTGCTTTCTGCCTGAattattaaatgtttgtttatataAATCCAACATTTTCACAGACTGCAGCTGCTCTTTTTCTTCGCTGATATGTAGCTATGTTACATCAGCTCAGGAGTAAACGTTAATATGCATGGAACCAAAATTTTATgtggtaaagaaaaaaagaaaatacagaaaaagtaggctatgttatATAGGACCTGTTTACGGTTAAACctaaatttaaatataattaaCTTAAAACTATTTATGTGTGGTGTAACACCCTGCTAGTATGATACTTTAAATCTATGAtacattaaacattttgaaGTAAGTTATTGTGTAGTCTTCATCATTAAGACAGCTAagctaatttataaaaaactagCCTAATAAAAACTAGCTTAGCTGCTAGCTTAATCATAATTATTCCTAAAAGTTAGACCAGAGTTAATGTTGCAATAAAGGTCtacatataattttttttaaattaagagaagagaaaaatggGCACAACAAAAGTACTTATGTTAATAATATAAAGTAATACTTCTAATTTTATGTAATGTTAGTGACTCCAACAGGCATCTTTAATGACAACCATTTTTCTCCCGCCAATTGAGGCCCTGTGCGCATTATTGACCAAACACCACAGCAGAAGTGACACTCCAATTAAACCAggtaaaaaatatgaaattaatatatTCAAGGAGGcactttcattttcattcattttaatgagagAGTGAAAACCTCTCCTGGAACAAAAAGTCAGCTACTAAACTCAaaagttgggaaaaaaaaagagatttatgCCTGCGTGGTCCCGTTTTAACTGAAATCTCCGTAAATACAGTCACTGGTGAATATAGCTACGCCATATTCGCATAATCTACGTTCTCATGTTCATTCACATGTCCCTACTTCACCTCAGAGCCACTTCCTCTGTAATTTGATATTTGACCGTAATACATGTAATAAAGTGGGTAAAGTTCAGGGGGAATTTCTGCAGACTTTGGGAAATTGACGCACAGACCGTCTGGCTGCGTGTGCGAGGTGCCACATCGAAAATATAAACCGCAGAAAATGAGCATCATGCTGCTGATCCTGCTGCAGTTGTCTGTCCTTGTGTCGTGTGCTCCTCCACAATGTGACCCAGGATTTCGAGGTAAAGTTATTGAGCTTTATGTGATGATGACATACTTTATTATCCTACGTGCATCCGGAAACTGTTGCATGATTTGGACATATTTTCACGTTTCACTCACACAGTTCTCTAGATCCAGAAGCTGACTTTCATGCAGTAAAACTTGTGAAAAATGCTTGTAAATAACTTTTTAGCTAGAAAATGATTGTGAATATGATTAGATATTGGCCTATAGCTTTTCAAATGGTATTAATATTCCAGATGAAGGCATGCAGGAGGCAGGCATTAATGATTAAGATTTATAATCTTGTAAAATATGTTGAACTTCTTGTGACTTAATGATACTTTTGTAGACAGACGGACATTTTAGAAAGCTGCTGAAGCATAACCAGAGGTAGATCAAGCAGAGTATTTTGTAGATCACATTGAGGCATTTGCAGAGACCACTCTGCCATCTACTGTCAGCTGATGACATGCTGATGTGTCTTGCAGGACTGTGCAAGCCAAAAGTGGAAGAAAAACGTGAGTACCCTTGGACTCGGAGGAAGAGCGATGTCTTGCATGAGCTGTTTGTCATCCAGCAACATGAGGCATGTTGTAGCAGCTGATCATCTCTTTGGACTGTTCAGCTTTATAAATGGGAGCTTTTCTTTGACGTTTTGAGCCTAAAACCACATACTTTTCACACCAGAGAATGATCAGGCTCTAAATCTCCCTGACAGGTCAAGTGTTTGTACAGTTACATCCCTGTGAGTCAGTGTTTTCACCAACAGAAAGGATGAGATCATAAGTCACACTAGGCGTAGTCTTAATAGGATCTCGCCCGAAAGCCATAAGACCATCATGTGTATTTTTAGATGATCAATGGCAgtataaaatattcaaatactAATTTCCAGAGATAATAGAAATATTTGGGGCTAGATGATTGAAGACAGCACAGTGAGGCTCATAATTAAGTGTGTGACACAGATGGAGATACATGTCTGGATCCCTCGAAATAAGATTCATAAAGTTATATTACTATTGGCTGTTCCTGACtgttttctgcactttttattttttatctgaattccttttttttctacctCAGCCAAATGCACAGATGTATTACTATCCTACTGCGATGACATGGCCTACACTCAGACCATGTTCCCGAACATCCTCGGCCACAAGAATCGCGAAGATGCCGAGGCCGGCGCCGAGTACCTCCTAATGAGCGTGGTCGAATCTCTGCTCGGGGGAGAGTGCAACCCTGAAATCCGCATGCTGAGCTGCTCTGTGTTGGCCCCGCGCTGCGAGAAGGAGAAAGTGCTGAAGCCCTGTCGGACCACCTGTGAGACGGTGCATAAAAGATGCAGCCACTCCTTTGAGGCCATAGAGATGGCTTGGCCCTACTTCCTGGACTGCGATCGCTTCTTTGTCAGTGACCAAGAGGGGTGTTATGACCCGCTGGAAGGCCTCAGAGGTGAGAACAAAGTACAATATTATTGGGATTGTGACCTTAGTGACCCGACCTTAGCTTTGGCTATGACTAATTATATCCttgttaatatttattttaaattttttttaagatttctttttttgggggctttttcctttatttgatagtgacagtggatagacaggaaaggtgggagagaaaagggggatgacacgcagcaaagtgCCACAGGCCGGACTTGAACccaggccgctgcaaaggacttactgggtgagctagagatCACCCCAATATTTAGGTTTTTACCTTTTTGTTCTCATCTGCAAGAGAAACACAAGTATGGTCCTTTTTGAGTTTCAATAGAGCCGGCATCTGGTTTGCACCCATGCTCAAGCGGCTCACCTCAAAATAAAGTCCAACTTGAACGCCTTATTTCCCCACATAAACTCTACTTACACTGGGTCCTGTGGCTattgtcatgtgtttttattagcaGCAGATCCATATAAACAGCGCCTTAATGCACCACAGGAAGGCAAGCATTGTCTTAACTGTTGTACATTCTCAAAGTCAAAAACATGTTTCTAAAGATAAAAAAGATACTCTGCTGCAACTAAGAGCAGAAAGAATGTGTGAGCCATATGAGAGTTTTACAGCCGGAACCTAGGCAGGACATAAGGAACTGATTTGAGCCTTTAGTCTTAACATTTTAGCATTTGTGTATCGTAAACTGCGTACATGGTAAGAATCTTAAAGTCAACCAATTAAATTAACTAGCCTACTCTGTCTTAAC
This genomic window contains:
- the gpr78b gene encoding G-protein coupled receptor 26 produces the protein MDFAEIIFALFIIVVAFVSLLSNLLVLLCFVHSTEIRRQVPGVFTMNLSFCNILITVLNMPATLVGIIRDQQPFGDCICHTVSFLETFLTANTMLSMAALSIDRWIAVVFPLSYSTKMRYKDALIMVCYSWLHSFTFSLTALLFSWVDYNDVYASCTLQPSEEGSDRIKFTIFTVVFHATSFMLSLLILCFTYLKVLKVARFHCKRIDIITMQTLFLLVDIHPSVKQRCLAEQKRRKQRATKKISIFIGSFIICFAPYVITRLAELLPFVDINRRWGIISKCLTYSKAASDPFAYSLLRQQYKKVLVTVVNRLLRRDLYPSSGHNSSLDTENDYCLQRIS